From [Flavobacterium] thermophilum:
AAACGGGCCGTTTTTCCTCTTTTATTCTTCCTGCTCCGACCGGCGAATTTTTGCCATCCACCGTTCAAGCGGGTGCAAAAAGACGAGCAAAAACACGGCGTTTAACAGCAGCGTTGGCCATAAGCGGCGCCCCCAAAAGACGGCAAACGGCCAATCCGTCCGTCCGATCAACAGCTGGATGCCGTACACATAACTGTCAAGCACCGCGACAGCCAACAACGACATCAAAAAAAGAACGAGCCAGTTCTGGTGAAACCATCTCATCACTTTGCCCGCTCCATAGGCGATGAGCGCATAGGCAAACGCGTAAACACCGAGCAGCTCTGTGTAGACGACGTCATACAGAAACCCGAAGATAAACCCGTACCCCATCGCCCGCGTTCCGCCGAAGTGCACAGCCATCAGCACCAAAAAAATGAGAAAAAAGCGGGGAACAAAAAAATACCGGATGTATACATCGCCTTTCGGCCATACATCAACCAAAATGCTTTCACTGACAAAA
This genomic window contains:
- a CDS encoding rod shape-determining protein MreD, which produces MNKWRLPFLAVLCFVSESILVDVWPKGDVYIRYFFVPRFFLIFLVLMAVHFGGTRAMGYGFIFGFLYDVVYTELLGVYAFAYALIAYGAGKVMRWFHQNWLVLFLMSLLAVAVLDSYVYGIQLLIGRTDWPFAVFWGRRLWPTLLLNAVFLLVFLHPLERWMAKIRRSEQEE